GGGTCCTGCTGTCGGCAATCGGGCTGGCCTCCGCAGCCGCCTTGTTCCGGCTGGACCGACGCGGCCGACTTCAACCCGAACAGCTGACATCCTCTGGCGCGCAAACCCCCCGCTGAACACCCGAAGACGCGAACATGTCCGACACCCGATATCGCCATCTACGTAGTAACTACGTAGATGGCGATATGCTGGTTCCAGCATCCGCGCAGACGCCGTCACGCCCTGAATGGCCCACGCTGGCAAGGAGACTGCCACGACCATCGAGCCGCACCCCGCTTCGGGCAGCGTTGCCTCTCCGGCGATAGCCGCTGGGCGCATTCGCGTTCTGCTGGTTGAACCTCGGCGCATCTACGCCGACATGTTGGCCCGCACCCTGCGCGCCGAAGAGTTCGCCGTCGACGTCGCACGCTCAGATGCTGCAGCGCTCACCGCGGTGCGCGGCGATGACCCCGACGTGGTGGTGGTGTGCCTGGGATCATCCGCGCACGGCGCCGTCGTCCTTGACCGTGTTCGCCAGGCCGCCCAGTGCGGCGTCGTCGCGCTCGCCGACACAGAGATGGCGCCACTGATATCGCGCGTCGGAGTGGCTCCCATCGGCTCCCGCGACAGACTCAGCACGCGAATACGGCAGACACTCAGGCATTCTCACCAGCGCAGCGAGGAAGGCGGCGCGCAGCGACGCCACGTCGACGATCTGGTGATCGACGTGGCGGTCCGGCGGGTCTATCAGCGCGGCAACGTCATATCGCTGACTCGAACGGAGTTCGCGATCCTTCGGGTTTTGTCCGATGATCCAGGGGAGCCCGTGACGTGCCGACGACTTCAGGAAGTCCTCTGGGGGGCAGCGCAGCCCGGCGGGCGGTCAGCACTGGGCGTGCACATCGGCAATCTTCGTCGCAAGCTCGGTGACGCCCCGTCTTGTCCGCGCTATGTCCGGACGGTCCGCG
The window above is part of the Mycolicibacterium rutilum genome. Proteins encoded here:
- a CDS encoding winged helix-turn-helix transcriptional regulator, with amino-acid sequence MLARTLRAEEFAVDVARSDAAALTAVRGDDPDVVVVCLGSSAHGAVVLDRVRQAAQCGVVALADTEMAPLISRVGVAPIGSRDRLSTRIRQTLRHSHQRSEEGGAQRRHVDDLVIDVAVRRVYQRGNVISLTRTEFAILRVLSDDPGEPVTCRRLQEVLWGAAQPGGRSALGVHIGNLRRKLGDAPSCPRYVRTVRGVGYCLAG